AAAAAATAATACTATTTTTTGGGAATATTGTAGCATATAAAGGCCCCCATATCCTATTAAAAGCTTTTATAAAGGTTAAATCTCAATTTAAAGATGTAAAGCTGGTTTTTGCAGGTAGGGGTGAGATGCAGGAAGAACTTAAAAAATTAGCTGCAGATCTAAGTATAACAAATGATATCATTTTTACAGGATACGTGGATGAAGGGCTGAAACCATTTTATTACAAATGTGCAGACATATTCTGCCTTCCTTCAATCACCATGGCTGAAGCATTTGGAATTGTAAATTTAGAAGCTATGGCTTGTGGTATTCCTGTTATATCTTCTAAACTTGGAGGAATTCCAGATGTTGTCGTTGATAGAGAAACAGGACTTCTTGTTAACCCTGAAGATGTAGAAACACTGGCAGAGTCCCTAATGTTTTTACTTGAAAATGAGGATATTGCTAGAAAAATGGGCGATAACGGGAAAAAGAAGGTTGAAGAATATTCCTGGAAAAAGATAGCAGGAAAAACACAAATGATTTATGAAAGGTTAATTTAAATGGTTATGCTCTCAGAATTTTAATTCCATCTTTAGTTGCATTTAAAAATGATTTATAACGTCTTAAATTTTTAAAATATATCAAATCAATAGCACTGATAATCCAGAAGTCAAAAACAAAGAAATATAATAAGAATGATAAAGTTTGCAAGTTATTGCTATATTTTTTAACAAATAAAAACCTATTTTTAGTTTCTAGATAGTCAACAAACAAATTGGTGTTTCTATTAGTGGAACCGCCTATTTTATGCCACATTTTTGATTTAAAAGCATAAACCGATTTCCAACCGCTGATATAACCCCTTATAGCCCAATCATTCTCTTCTCTATAAGAAACATATTCTTTATCTAATAGGCCTATATCTCTAAGCATTCGCGCCCTTGCAAGTAAACAGCACCCATGGATGTAGTCAACCTCTTTATTTGTATCATATTGTCCTTTATCAATTTTTTTGTAACCAATATGGCTTGGTTTGAATTTCCATAAATTCTGTTTTCCTCCAGCGAAATTTATAATATCTTTTCTTCCTTTGTAATCATAATAATAAACTTTTGGCCCTACAAACCCAATTTGAGAATCATCTTCTGCAACTTTTACTAATTCATTTAAAAAACAATTATCAACAACAGTATCATTGTTTAAAAGCAAAATATAACCTGAATTTAAAATATCTAAAGCATACCTAATTCCAATATTGTTCCCCTCAGTAAATCCATAATTTTTATCATTTTCGATGAGAATCAGTTCCTTGTTCATATAGTGTTCATCCTTCATGGATTCTATTTCATGTTTTAGATATTCTTTAAACTTAATTGGCTTATTTTCGCTATAATCAAAAAAGGGAGAGTTTACTTTTATTTTACCCTTTAAATATCCTTTGATCTTTTCTAAAGATTCATCATTTGATGCATTGTCAAGGAGAATGATATTATAATTGGGATACTTAATTTTGTAAACTGATTCTAAACATTCTAATGTATCTTTCCATCCATTCCAGTTAAGAATGACAATAGAAACGTGAGGATAATTCATAATATGCTTTCCATTTTAAAATTTCTTTTTAAACTTTGTCCAGTAAAAAATCGATCTTTGAAAAATTTTTTGTATACTTAAAGGATATTCTGAATCCCAGTTTCCCATGGTAGTATAAACTATTTTATAGTTTTTTCTATGTTTATTCAATAATTTTTTTAATATACTATAATATTCCTTTGAAAAGGAGTCTCCTGCAGATTTATGATATATCGAAGCTGGAACTACATAAACATCCCGTCCATTCTCATTAATGCTTAAACTGTAATCTACAGCATATAAATGCCAGCCATTACATACTTTTTCGTCGAATGGAACCATATCAAAAACATTTTTTGGTATTATAAACAGACATTCATCAAGTGTTTGCACTTTAACAGGCGTCTCGATTTGTATTTTTCCAGCAAACTTTGGAGGTATTCCTTCTTTGATATTACTTATAATTACCTTTTCTTTAGATTTTCCTGCGGCTCCTGCAATACCCAAATTTGATATAGAATCTAAAATTAGTTCTAAATCATTTAAAAACGTGTTAGAAGATAGATCTACATCTTGATGTGTAAAAATTATATATTTACCCTTTGCTTTTTTACCTTCTTGATTAAATGCTTCTGCAGCCGATTTAAACTTTTTTTGAGTGTTATTAATTAATATCAGTTCATAATTAGTAGTTTGACTATTCAGGCTTTTGAGTAAATAATCATTTAAAATTTCTTCATTATTGTACACGCAAACTATTGAAAAAATTATTCCACCTCAAAATGATTATACAAAATCAATTTAATTGTTTATCTCCTTTTTATAATTTGTTTAAATAAGTACCTATCCATATCATCAATTCCTTTAATTAAGTATAATACTGCCAGATATGCTAAAACAGCAAAAGGTGCTAAAATTAACAAATTAATGATCTTGAAATATATAAGAAGTACGCTCATAACAAGAGTACTGACTGTTACTTTTAATAATATTTCATTAATTCTATTTTTAGATACTCCAAAACCAAATTTATACCCTATCATAATAACACTGCCCACAAGAATGGCCTCGGTCACTACTGTTGCAATACTGGCCCCCACATAACTAAGCGTTGGAATTAAAATTAAATTAAGTGCAATATTTACAACTACACATACTGCTGAAATCTTGGTAACTATTAACTGCCTGTTTGTAGCCTCTAATAACCTAATAAATGCTGCCCCAATGAAAGTAAAAACTGTGGTCCATATAAGTATCTGCAGAGCAATGATTGATCTTTGATATCCATAGCCAAATATTAAAATTATAATATTATCCGCTAAAATTGTAACCGCTGCTCCCATTGGAATTCCAGTTACAACCATTAATTTAAAATATTTTTCAGTGATTAAGTTCAATGAATCTCGTGAAGAGAGATGAAATTGCGACATTGATGGGAAAAGAGTAGTATTAATGGTAATTGGGACATACAACAAAGCAAGAATCAACCTGTACGCTGCATTATACCAGCCTACTACCTCGTTCCCTTGAAATAATGAGAGCATAACCGAGTCTATATATGTATATACCATGCCCGAAATTCCTGTTAATCCAAAGGGTAATGCTTCTTTTATTGCAGATTTCCAAAAACTCCAGTTAAGTTGCATTTTGTAAGGTGGAAATTTCCAGATATAAACAAGAAAAATATAGATCAAACTAATTACACTGGATATAAAAAATATAAAAGCAAATCCTAAAACACTGAACCCATAGTATATTCCAATGATAACACCTGCAAATAATAAGACATTACTTATTACCTGTCCAATTGATTGATATTCTATTTCCTCATAAGCCTGGAATATAGAATTAAAAATTCCATAAAATGAAGTTAATATGCTGTACAATGCAACAAAGTAAACAACAATTTTAACTTCCTGAGGATAACCCATTAAATTTAT
The Methanobacterium bryantii genome window above contains:
- a CDS encoding glycosyltransferase family 2 protein → MNYPHVSIVILNWNGWKDTLECLESVYKIKYPNYNIILLDNASNDESLEKIKGYLKGKIKVNSPFFDYSENKPIKFKEYLKHEIESMKDEHYMNKELILIENDKNYGFTEGNNIGIRYALDILNSGYILLLNNDTVVDNCFLNELVKVAEDDSQIGFVGPKVYYYDYKGRKDIINFAGGKQNLWKFKPSHIGYKKIDKGQYDTNKEVDYIHGCCLLARARMLRDIGLLDKEYVSYREENDWAIRGYISGWKSVYAFKSKMWHKIGGSTNRNTNLFVDYLETKNRFLFVKKYSNNLQTLSFLLYFFVFDFWIISAIDLIYFKNLRRYKSFLNATKDGIKILRA
- a CDS encoding flippase — its product is MSKARKIAKNTVFLFISQIISYILAFFYMIYIARYLGADGFGILSFALAFTGIFSILADLGLNTLTVREIARDKSLTGKYFGNIILIKIILAALTFGLVAVAINLMGYPQEVKIVVYFVALYSILTSFYGIFNSIFQAYEEIEYQSIGQVISNVLLFAGVIIGIYYGFSVLGFAFIFFISSVISLIYIFLVYIWKFPPYKMQLNWSFWKSAIKEALPFGLTGISGMVYTYIDSVMLSLFQGNEVVGWYNAAYRLILALLYVPITINTTLFPSMSQFHLSSRDSLNLITEKYFKLMVVTGIPMGAAVTILADNIIILIFGYGYQRSIIALQILIWTTVFTFIGAAFIRLLEATNRQLIVTKISAVCVVVNIALNLILIPTLSYVGASIATVVTEAILVGSVIMIGYKFGFGVSKNRINEILLKVTVSTLVMSVLLIYFKIINLLILAPFAVLAYLAVLYLIKGIDDMDRYLFKQIIKRR
- a CDS encoding glycosyltransferase, with product MYNNEEILNDYLLKSLNSQTTNYELILINNTQKKFKSAAEAFNQEGKKAKGKYIIFTHQDVDLSSNTFLNDLELILDSISNLGIAGAAGKSKEKVIISNIKEGIPPKFAGKIQIETPVKVQTLDECLFIIPKNVFDMVPFDEKVCNGWHLYAVDYSLSINENGRDVYVVPASIYHKSAGDSFSKEYYSILKKLLNKHRKNYKIVYTTMGNWDSEYPLSIQKIFQRSIFYWTKFKKKF